Genomic segment of Leishmania panamensis strain MHOM/PA/94/PSC-1 chromosome 20 sequence:
AGCGTCCCCGGTGTACATCACGGGGATATTGGGCAGACCATAGGGATCATTTACGAACAACTCCTGCCGCGTCGCAGAGTTGGTAGTGaccaccgcagcgctcgGCAGGTGTCCTGTTTCCACCTCTGTGTTGAGGCTGGCCGATCcgagacggcggtggtggtacgTGTTACCACGCTTCACCATCGTTGAGCTGTGgccagagaagagagagtcTCCTTGACGAACAACATGTTGCTCCAGGGGGGTCCCATCGTTATCATGCTCGGACTtggtggctgccgcggccaAGACAGTTGCAACACTGGTATCAGTAGCGGCCTCACGCTGCCACAGTGGCAGCACATTGGCACGCGCCTTCTCCTCACATAGCGGCGGTAGGAACAAATCATGGATCTCCACAAAGGAACCGATAAGGCCGCTGCTCGGGAGGTCCATCGCAACCGGTCGGCAACCCGACGACCCCGTATCGCTGACACCTGGGTTCAATGGTGTGTTGTCAGCCTTGTTGGTAGTCGTGGCTGTagctcgcgctgctgtgcgatCGCCAACAAGGGAAGCGACAGTCGCTCCGTAACAGCCGTTGCGCGATCCTGAGTGGCCCGCGccgtggagaggggagcgtAGCGGTGCCTTGTCggcttcctcgtcgctctcctGTGATTCCAGGGTAACGATGAGCTTGTTGATCTGCCGAAGCAGCTTTCGTATcggcggccgctgcagcgggttCGCTGCCAACATAGACTTGATCAACTGCACCTCGTCAGGGAACTCAGCCTCGAGTTCCTCTGGTAAAATGAGATGGTGGGCGTCGGTCAAGATGTGAATGCGCTCGTGAAGCGTGGTAAAGGTGCACAACATCTCCACGGCGATGATGCCAAGGGAGAAAATGTCCGACGGCTTGTTCACCGGCTCTCCGCGTGTTTGCTCCGGACTAGAATACAGTGGGCTTCCGCAGACCACGGACCGCTCCTGCTGACCACCAACAACGTTCGATGTCAAGTCACCAGTGCTTCCGGCAGCATTGCCGCGACGTTTTGCGAGGCCAAAGTCTCCTATTTTGAGGATGTTCTCGTTTGAGACAAATATGTTCGTTGGTTTCAAGTCACGGTGCACAACGTCTTGGTTGTGCAAGTACGCCAAGCCCTCGCCGATCTGCTTCATGTAGCGCAGCACCTCAAGCCGAAAGAAGCCGTTGCGGCGACGAAGCCAGTCCGCCAGTGTCCCGCGTGGAAAGTACTCCATCTGGATGAAGAGCATATGGTAGGTGTTGCCAGCTCTGGACTCCGCGCCGAGGCCGGTGTTGTGCTGGTTTGCGCTATCGGGGGTTGGCATCGTAAGTGAGTTGTCACTGTAGGTCAGCGATGCCGTGTCGAGCCCGTCCTCGTCGcgctggcacagctgcaggcgtTTTGCCGTGGACACAGCAATATCCTCGATCCAGCAAAAGTAGAAGCGCACCACGTTGGCGTTGTCAAAGGAGCTATGCAAAACGGCTTCTTGCACCACTCGCTCCTCGTCTTGCTCGTGGATTTGAATCACCTTGATGGCGTACCGTGCATGCGTCACGCGGTGCTCGACGCAGAACACAGACCCTTCGCCTCCAAAGCCAATCTTCTCGAGGACCTTGAAGTGAAGCTGAAACAGCTTGCCTTCTTCCACTGGTCTGGTGTTAGCTTGAGAATGACTATTACTGCTACCACGATCAGAAAACGTCTCGTCCGGCGACGGGGCATTTAtacgctgccgcggcggaaACTGCGCTCGCAGCCACCAGCGCTCGCCGAGGTCGATGTCAAGAGTATCGTCGTCGCTCGAGCTGTTCGAGGCGAGCACCGTAGGCTCATTGACTGCCGCTGAACCGGTAGGACTTGGCGACAGTCCTGTCGCCGCTTTCTTTGGAGTACATCGGAACGAGGACAACGTCATGCCAACACCCGACTTTGATGAAGTGTCAGCCCCTTCGGTCGTGATGGCTGTTGCCGTTGCTTTCACAGGGAGCAtcttctcgccttcctcgcACGTGATGGCGTACACTAGCTCTGGGGTCGGGTTCACCCATGGCGAACATGGCGGTGACTTGCTGAGGCATCCGAGCTGGTGATGCCTCatgagctcctgcagcgactcGTCCGAGTGGGGAAGTGACACAGTCGCCATGTTGACAGAGCCCATCGGCATGTTGCCCACACCAAAGGTATCCATCGAAAAGGGATCGAGTTTGAGGTTAAACGGGGTGCATCTTCCGCCGTGTGGAGAGCGCAGGTCTTGCGGCACAAGTTGCGCCGATTGTTGACGAGATGAGGACGTGTGGGAGACTCGGTCCCGGTTGCGGTCTGCCTGGGCCcaggcgcgctgcagctgcccgcGTGGTGGAACGCCGGCGCATAGGAAAGCGATCGAGCCGGCGAGGCAGAGCACGTGAAAAGAGATgatggcagcagtgcgccagGCCAAGCCGGTTTTCACCACCGCTCCTGAGTTCCCGAGGCCCAGTAGCGGGCTATCGCTAGAGTAGACACCTTTTGTATCGGAAACTGCTCTCAACAACGTTGAGTAGTCAACAGCTTGAAAAGCCCCAGCATTGGCTTTTCTGTTGAATGCACCCGGCAGGGGCGAGGACACAAACGGTGCTTCCCACCAGGTGCACTGATGATAGTAGGCAGCGAGCTCCGTCTCCTCACGTTCATCAGCCTCAACGTCATCAGGAACCCACGCGCCACCGGTGCTGCGGTCGAGACCATGACCCAACCTCACGCCACCGTATTGCAGAAATGGCACGAGCTGCAGCCCAGTCGCGGTGTGCATTGTGGGGACCAGAGCCCCACCGAGTGAAGTAGATGTGAGTCTCTGCAGACTgtgagcagcgccatcgctcGTATTGGTCTCTGTTTGCATGCCATGGTGttccacctcttccagcaTACTGCCGGAGATTGAGCGTAGAACGGGAACACGAAAGATCTCGTCAGCgccactcacccacacatatGCAGCGAgcacagtggcggtggcattCGAGGATGATGCAGCCGCAGGTGTCCCATCAGGAGAACGCTCGCACGTCGCATGCGGCAACGTCGATGTCCAGGCTGTTGTGTCATCCTGGATGCTTCGGAGACTGACATGGCTTGCATTGAGCTGCTGTACAGCGACCATGCGACTGACATACTCCGCTGCCTGAGTACGAGTTCGTTGAAATCTGTTCAACAACAATGCCGTTGACGTCCGGTCGGCGAGTGTCGATTCCCCCTGCGGATCTGCAGGGCGCTTGTGCGTCACGTTCACCGAATGCTCGTCATCGTAATCGAACATGTTGCGCATAAACTGTGAGAAAAAACGCGGGGCTTTCTCACTGTCGCCGTCTCTAGGAGATGACGATGAGATATCCGCTGCGCTGTGTTCGGAAAAGTGCGGTGGGGAGCTCGGCTGAGTGACGGCATTAGGCgacatgcgcagctgcgagagagagatggacCAGCTATACTCGCCCGCCTTCACCGCATGCAGGAAAATGTTGTAGCGGACAGTGTGCAGTAGAGGAAGGAGCTCGTTATGCGAGATGTGCTGTGGATCTGCCGTTGAGTCGTCGCACGGTGGGCTTCTGgtggagttgctgctgcagaaagTCTGCGATCGAGCCTCTCGAGACCCAACAGGTCGTCCTGTGCTCGCGTCGAGATCCGCTACCTGCACCGAGGTAGTCACGTACACATCCGTGCCTCCAAAGAAGAGTGTTTGGCGCCTCAGCAGCGTTGAAATGTTCATAAAAAAGTACGGCCGCAGAAACTGCGGCAATCCTTCGAGCCGCTCCGCTGTATCCGTAGACTCGAATGGAGTGTAGATGAAGAGCGGAATGTGCGTAAAAAGGCTGTTGCCACGCACAAGAAATGGAAGCGCCAATGGGTCGCGCAGGGCCGTCTCTTTTGACGGCGGCATGTCTATCGTCACGGTGATCATGTCACCGCCCGCGTCGGCGCACCAGGCATAGTTGCCACGCTCCAGGTCATAGGCGTGAAGATGACCACTCGCTGTCACTAGAAAGGCCAAACTGGTGCCGGGAAAGGTGTagcgcagcgccacactcCGTGCGGATGGTGCGTCGAAGAGTGTGTCCTCCACTGCTATGTCTCCTTTGGGGTTGGATGAGGTAGAGGGCGTTTGAGAGTGGCACACCGGCGATAGCGCAAGCGTCGTcaaaaagaggcagagaagcaatCGCGTAAGAAGTTCGACATGTTTGCCTGAGCAACTTCCTGCGTTTCGCCACCGCTGTTCGGGCCTTACCGTGGCTTCGATTCCAACGAACGAGAAACGCTGGAGACGTGCATCCTCTTGCATGCACCTAAGCGTTGCCGTCGTGAACACAAGGCCAACAGATCCAACAAAGACGAAAAGGTGAAAAAGATTTCAGCCGTGACAAGAGCCGCCCTTCGCACCGTTCCCgagcacacgcccacgcagaTGCTGCCAGACAGACGGACGAAAAAGAGCGACGTCGCGGTGCGACAATCGTAGCACGTAAGACAAAGTACAAAAtggaaaggaaggaaaagggagagacacagagGCCTATCCACGCTATGCGTAGCACCAAGCGCACGAACGAGCAAacgggagaaagagagagaggtggtggtgttgttGGTGGGGGTCGAGGGACTACGTAGCGAACGTGAGGCGCTGAGATGTGTCCAAAGAGAAAACCAAAGAGTAAAAATGTAGCGCTCACTAACGCCCTACAACTGAGATTCCCCGTCTTGGTTGAACAACTCGCCTtccttcacacgcacacgcacgcgcacacaacgACCTCACCGTCCTCGTCGttacagagaggggggaaagcaaaaagaaagaagcAGCGCAGACAGTAGGACCACGTGCGCCGTTCGCCCTGTCAGTTGAAAAATGATGTCGCCTTTCTATTCAGGTGAGAAAGGggacaaggagagagcgctACCCCGCGAATGTCACCCCTGCGAGGTGTGTTGAGAATGTTGTAGTTAACTCCTTCCCGACTCTGGCCTCTGTGCGCGTTGATATGTGGGCCTGTGATGCTGCTCTCTGTTAGTCAGCTGCTGGTTCTCAAAACTTGAGccaaggggagggaggaggagggggcagagagagagagatggcgaGTGTGTAGGAGAAGGATCGTGTCTCTGGAGTGACTTGGCCAAAAATGAAAATCAGAAACGAAAca
This window contains:
- a CDS encoding protein kinase, putative (TriTrypDB/GeneDB-style sysID: LpmP.20.1830), with protein sequence MQEDARLQRFSFVGIEATVRPEQRWRNAGSCSGKHVELLTRLLLCLFLTTLALSPVCHSQTPSTSSNPKGDIAVEDTLFDAPSARSVALRYTFPGTSLAFLVTASGHLHAYDLERGNYAWCADAGGDMITVTIDMPPSKETALRDPLALPFLVRGNSLFTHIPLFIYTPFESTDTAERLEGLPQFLRPYFFMNISTLLRRQTLFFGGTDVYVTTSVQVADLDASTGRPVGSREARSQTFCSSNSTRSPPCDDSTADPQHISHNELLPLLHTVRYNIFLHAVKAGEYSWSISLSQLRMSPNAVTQPSSPPHFSEHSAADISSSSPRDGDSEKAPRFFSQFMRNMFDYDDEHSVNVTHKRPADPQGESTLADRTSTALLLNRFQRTRTQAAEYVSRMVAVQQLNASHVSLRSIQDDTTAWTSTLPHATCERSPDGTPAAASSSNATATVLAAYVWVSGADEIFRVPVLRSISGSMLEEVEHHGMQTETNTSDGAAHSLQRLTSTSLGGALVPTMHTATGLQLVPFLQYGGVRLGHGLDRSTGGAWVPDDVEADEREETELAAYYHQCTWWEAPFVSSPLPGAFNRKANAGAFQAVDYSTLLRAVSDTKGVYSSDSPLLGLGNSGAVVKTGLAWRTAAIISFHVLCLAGSIAFLCAGVPPRGQLQRAWAQADRNRDRVSHTSSSRQQSAQLVPQDLRSPHGGRCTPFNLKLDPFSMDTFGVGNMPMGSVNMATVSLPHSDESLQELMRHHQLGCLSKSPPCSPWVNPTPELVYAITCEEGEKMLPVKATATAITTEGADTSSKSGVGMTLSSFRCTPKKAATGLSPSPTGSAAVNEPTVLASNSSSDDDTLDIDLGERWWLRAQFPPRQRINAPSPDETFSDRGSSNSHSQANTRPVEEGKLFQLHFKVLEKIGFGGEGSVFCVEHRVTHARYAIKVIQIHEQDEERVVQEAVLHSSFDNANVVRFYFCWIEDIAVSTAKRLQLCQRDEDGLDTASLTYSDNSLTMPTPDSANQHNTGLGAESRAGNTYHMLFIQMEYFPRGTLADWLRRRNGFFRLEVLRYMKQIGEGLAYLHNQDVVHRDLKPTNIFVSNENILKIGDFGLAKRRGNAAGSTGDLTSNVVGGQQERSVVCGSPLYSSPEQTRGEPVNKPSDIFSLGIIAVEMLCTFTTLHERIHILTDAHHLILPEELEAEFPDEVQLIKSMLAANPLQRPPIRKLLRQINKLIVTLESQESDEEADKAPLRSPLHGAGHSGSRNGCYGATVASLVGDRTAARATATTTNKADNTPLNPGVSDTGSSGCRPVAMDLPSSGLIGSFVEIHDLFLPPLCEEKARANVLPLWQREAATDTSVATVLAAAATKSEHDNDGTPLEQHVVRQGDSLFSGHSSTMVKRGNTYHHRRLGSASLNTEVETGHLPSAAVVTTNSATRQELFVNDPYGLPNIPVMYTGDADLSTILRRDLQDRTVSAPD